One Aquarana catesbeiana isolate 2022-GZ linkage group LG06, ASM4218655v1, whole genome shotgun sequence genomic region harbors:
- the LOC141148391 gene encoding interferon-induced very large GTPase 1-like isoform X1, whose protein sequence is MEGDNKGIWSRWKLKIASGVQSFVPRFFLQEPSSLEPGTSQETVGTSIAKRAPKRNLDQPEQGTSQETVETSIAKRAPKRNLDQPEQGTSQETVETSIAKRAPKRNLDQPEQATTSNKKKRIYAPEQELYTNQTKKTTYHQLAEKMSKISKLTLRDILSIGLENMHDKPPKNVEDLPWNYLRKLMALNRTARDILLEKDQSPGVDVYDNDDDYNLINDSLVPDDNSSSSVHPLDVLCVLLHCSDSFLQQEIVTKLSMCQFAVPLLLPADDGSHCTLMLWAMRDIVKKWRPQSLVDSKGFREENVVNTSMPILSYVRLGKNKLSKSKILNQVLNPAQLHNNFFIHDNMDGGNIKREISDGLVEVSWYFPSGKSDVFPEPIAVTNLRGDLVTNWDQFTFLTRISSAVFIFIADISEREFRLLSSCTTTDTQYYFIVTPGPGKTVSAQTKMALQELMPVLKLKKTNVIIHAGMANESAFVKKLQSNIINLINSKPKENTMRDLKKGTHGLDIQVDERVPECQKAREYARKITEEITNVSEYKKNTMKLQGDLWRQLSEVEKEFCRMTKQGGKDTQQYQDDLIKKRISLHEEQHNHDLPNGLKLFIDAITHLSETEKQYFLKWMKFELDSVARAHLSILQAKYKEKCNNTLINNQELKQIDQKISDSSLGIEHFLREMGQFYEAECSMVKENKIVKRKRKFNRLPGIAADLLLVGFPLELIDGDASNIPLRWITDVLKELDSKTGGKSRMRVITVLGVQSTGKSTLLNTMFGLQFPVASGRCTRGAFMTLLNVKEKFQVELGCDFILVIDTEGLKAPELASLEGSYEHDNELATLVVGLSDITIINMAMENTTEMKDILQIVVHAFLRMKEVGKRPNCQFVHQNVSDVSAHDKNMRDRKKLLEQLNEMTKVAAEMENKSETRTFSDVMDYNLEKDNCYIPGLWLGVPPMAPVNSGYSEHVSELKKYLLELMTSKESLNKPLTIPEFITWIESLWNAVKHEKFIFSFRNSLVAEAYNKLSIQYSQWEWKFRKAVHDWLIRTETNIKNQTAESLNEKLCSTFKNKLNDLLIIGENEILKLLENYFDNKNENVHLIERYKQDFILSTTSLKEDLKRNSFMKLDEAVSIKKGKFKIQNMQTNSQKLIEDKITDLLKRCREKKKTLNNVQLKKEFEEMWKRTLSDLQIEKLKTHIVSGSMLNQLKNDMSSKGSAVNERLLGVKDLADITQTDFKIDEKYIESGRVKKYTSKLLDKIGLGYQKEHFDKINSVAQSLIDNCNKYIRGKVETGEDYSENYCLELLHMVTTEISKESKNLHLSTEFELDIKLHILGKASRDFQEMHEKFIKENDPKLCLEKLKPGYLKTFISLFQEKDICQTKAKEFCERCLKPAIMDHVFRHLGQKIVDEIVSSDKKFSSRTFFQDFLLRELLEEMSFQTYVKYTLSYENYTKDWILNYTETYTKPQILKPLQENLLSSLDKKINGALTEDNSLKSSSVSDFLKSVCEILKEELVIPQNEMQAVTFQNTADVGQFSSDIQIFLRDTETKVLSELQSMDIKSVLSRVTVKPQDELFRKVVGCGEQCPFCAVPCEAGGDEHKEHFATIHRPQGLGRYRNSATEILVTNICSTDVVSGCRFQCSATEGKSHPYKEYRTIYPDWAIQPDPSIESSDYWKYIFMMYNDKFAEEYKAKPAEIPDGWKSITEEKALQSLKKIFNS, encoded by the coding sequence AACTCTATACCAACCAGACTAAAAAGACTACTTATCATCAGCTTGCAGAAAAAATGTCAAAGATTTCGAAATTGACTCTGAGGGATATCCTGAGCATTGGCTTGGAGAATATGCATGACAAACCACCTAAAAATGTAGAGGATCTTCCCTGGAATTACTTGAGGAAACTCATGGCCCTAAATAGGACTGCAAGAGACATTCTTCTTGAGAAAGATCAGTCTCCTGGTGTTGATGtatatgataatgatgatgattacaACCTAATTAATGATTCTTTAGTTCCAGATGATAATTCATCTAGTTCTGTTCACCCCCTGGATGTCCTGTGTGTCCTCCTGCATTGCTCAGACAGTTTTCTTCAACAAGAGATTGTAACCAAATTGTCCATGTGTCAGTTTGCTGTTCCTCTACTGCTCCCTGCTGATGATGGGTCACACTGCACCCTCATGCTTTGGGCAATGAGGGACATAGTGAAGAAGTGGAGACCTCAGTCTTTAGTGGACAGTAAAGGCTTTAGAGAAGAAAATGTGGTGAATACATCCATGCCAATCTTGTCTTATGTCAGATTGGGAAAAAACAAATTATCCAAATCTAAAATCCTGAACCAAGTTCTTAATCCAGCTCAGCTACATAATAACTTCTTCATACATGACAATATGGATGGAGGAAACATTAAGAGGGAAATATCTGATGGACTGGTAGAAGTTTCCTGGTATTTTCCCTCTGGTAAGTCTGATGTTTTCCCAGAACCCATCGCAGTGACCAACCTACGAGGAGACCTGGTGACCAATTGGGACCAGTTCACATTTCTGACTAGAATTTCATCAGCTGTGTTTATATTCATTGCAGATATTTCTGAGAGGGAATTCAGACTGTTATCATCCTGTACTACCACTGACACCCAGTATTACTTCATTGTTACTCCCGGTCCTGGCAAAACTGTGAGTGCACAGACAAAGATGGCCCTTCAAGAATTAATGCCAgtgctaaagttaaaaaaaacaaatgtgataaTACACGCAGGCATGGCAAATGAGTCGGCATTTGTAAAAAAACTACAAAGCAATATTATTAATTTAATAAACAGTAAGCCAAAAGAAAATACAATGAGAGACCTTAAAAAAGGAACTCATGGATTGGACATCCAAGTGGATGAGAGAGTTCCTGAATGTCAGAAGGCCAGGGAATACGCCAGGAAAATTACAGAAGAAATAACAAATGTGTCTGAGTACAAAAAGAACACTATGAAGTTACAGGGAGATCTCTGGAGACAGTTATCTGAAGTGGAAAAAGAATTTTGCAGAATGACAAAGCAAGGTGGTAAAGACACACAACAATATCAAGATGACCTGATAAAGAAACGCATTTCACTACATGAGGAACAACATAACCATGATCTGCCCAATGGTTTAAAGCTCTTTATTGATGCAATCACTCATTTGTCTGAGACTGAGAAACAATATTTTCTGAAATGGATGAAATTTGAACTTGATTCAGTTGCTAGAGCTCATCTTTCTATTCTACAAGCTAAATACAAAGAAAAATGTAACAATACCCTAATTAATAATCAAGAGCTCAAACAGATAGACCAGAAAATCTCTGACAGTTCTTTGGGAATTGAACATTTCCTACGTGAGATGGGACAGTTTTATGAAGCTGAATGTTCCATGGTTAAAGAAAACAAAAtagttaaaagaaaaagaaaatttaataGACTGCCAGGAATTGCTGCTGATCTCTTGTTGGTTGGTTTCCCATTGGAACTGATAGATGGAGATGCCTCCAACATTCCCTTACGGTGGATAACTGATGTTCTAAAAGAGCTGGACAGCAAAACAGGGGGAAAAAGCAGAATGAGAGTAatcactgtgctgggagtgcagagTACAGGAAAATCCACTCTTCTCAACACCATGTTTGGTCTGCAGTTTCCGGTGGCTAGTGGAAGATGCACACGAGGAGCCTTCATGACTCTTCTTAATGTGAAAGAGAAATTCCAGGTGGAGCTGGGCTGTGACTTCATCCTGGTGATTGACACTGAGGGGCTGAAAGCTCCAGAGTTGGCTTCTTTGGAGGGAAGttatgaacatgacaatgaactggCCACATTAGTGGTTGGGTTGAGTGATATCACCATAATTAATATGGCCATGGAAAACACAACAGAAATGAAGGATATTTTACAGATTGTGGTCCATGCTTTTCTTAGAATGAAAGAAGTAGGGAAGAGACCCAACTGCCAGTTTGTACATCAGAATGTGAGTGATGTGTCCGCTCATGACAAGAACATGAGAGACAGGAAGAAACTTCTGGAACAGCTGAATGAAATGACAAAAGTAGCTGCAGAGATGGAAAACAAAAGTGAAACCAGAACTTTCAGTGATGTGATGGATTACAATCTGGAGAAAGACAACTGTTACATTCCTGGGCTCTGGCTTGGAGTCCCACCAATGGCTCCAGTAAATTCTGGGTACAGTGAACATGTGTCTGAACTGAAAAAGTATTTATTAGAATTAATGACAAGCAAAGAATCCCTGAACAAGCCTTTAACCATTCCTGAATTTATAACATGGATAGAAAGTTTATGGAATGCTGTAAAACATGAGAAATTCATCTTCAGCTTCAGGAACAGTTTGGTGGCAGAAGCTTATAATAAACTTTCTATACAATACTCACAGTGGGAATGGAAGTTCCGAAAAGCTGTCCATGATTGGCTGATCCGTACAGAGACAAACATTAAGAATCAGACTGCAGAGAGTCTAAATGAAAAACTTTGCTCCACATTTAAGAATAAGCTCAACGATTTGTTGATTATTGGAGAAAATGAAATCTTGAAATTGCTGGAAAACTACTttgacaataaaaatgaaaatgttcaTCTAATAGAACGATACAAACAAGATTTTATTCTGAGCACAACATCCCTGAAGGAGGATTTGAAAAGAAATTCTTTTATGAAGTTGGATGAGGCTGTTtcaattaaaaaagggaaattcaAGATTCAGAATATGCAAACTAATTCACAGAAATTGATTGAAGACAAAATCACAGATCTCCTCAAGAGgtgcagagaaaagaaaaaaactctgaATAATGTCCAGTTAAAGAAAGAATTTGAGGAGATGtggaagaggacactgagtgatcTACAGATAGAGAAATTAAAAACACACATTGTCAGTGGATCTATGTTAAATCAGCTAAAGAATGACATGAGCAGTAAAGGATCAGCTGTAAATGAACGCTTACTGGGTGTGAAGGACTTGGCAGATATCACACAGACTGATTTCAAGATAGATGAGAAATATATTGAGAGTGGACGGGTAAAGAAATATACAAGTAAATTGTTAGATAAAATTGGTCTTGGGTACCAAAAAGAACATTTCGACAAAATAAATAGTGTTGCTCAATCTCTTATAGATAATTGTAACAAATATATCAGAGGGAAAGTGGAAACTGGAGAGGACTATAGTGAAAACTACTGCCTGGAATTACTTCATATGGTTACAACAGAGATTTCTAAAGAGTCCAAAAATCTTCATTTGTCCACAGAGTTTGAATTGGATATCAAGCTTCACATTCTTGGAAAAGCTTCCAGAGATTTTCAGGAGATGCATGAGAAATTCATTAAAGAGAACGATCCAAAACTGTGTTTGGAGAAACTAAAGCCTGgatatttaaaaacatttatcagTCTATTTCAAGAGAAAGATATTTGCCAGACTAAAGCCAAAGAATTCTGTGAGCGATGTCTAAAACCAGCAATAATGGATCATGTTTTCCGCCATCTTGGGCAGAAAATAGTGGATGAGATAGTAAGTTCAGACAAGAAATTCAGCAGTAGAACATTCTTTCAAGATTTTTTACTAAGGGAGCTGCTGGAAGAAATGTCATTCCAGACATATGTAAAGTATACACTATCATATGAGAACTATACCAAAGACTGGATATTAAATTACACTGAAACATATACAAAGCCCCAAATCCTAAAACCATTACAAGAAAACCTGCTCTCTTCACTGGACAAAAAGATAAATGGAGCTCTTACTGAAGACAACTCTCTTAAAAGTTCATCAGTCTCAGATTTTCTGAAAAGTGTATGTGAGATACTAAAGGAAGAATTGGTGATCCCACAGAATGAGATGCAAGCGGTCACTTTCCAGAACACGGCTGATGTTGGTCAATTTTCATCTGACATTCAGATCTTCCTCCGAGATACAGAAACAAAAGTCTTATCAGAGCTGCAATCTATGGATATAAAGTCTGTACTCTCCAGGGTGACGGTGAAGCCTCAGGATGAATTGTTCAGGAAGGTTGTTGGCTGTGGGGAGCAATGTCCATTCTGTGCTGTCCCCTGTGAGGCCGGAGGTGATGAACACAAGGAGCACTTTGCTACCATCCACAGACCGCAAGGATTGGGAAGATACAGAAATAGTGCTACTGAAATCTTAGTCACTAATATATGTAGTACAGATGTTGTATCTGGTTGCAGATTTCAATGTTCAGCCACAGAAGGGAAATCACACCCATACAAAGAGTATCGTACCATTTATCCAGATTGGGCCATCCAACCAGATCCCAGCATCGAGTCATCAGATTACTGGAAATATATTTTTATGATGTATAATGACAAGTTTGCTGAAGAATACAAAGCAAAACCAGCAGAAATACCAGATGGCTGGAAATCCATCACAGAAGAAAAAGCTCTGCAAAGCTTAAAGAAAATATTCAATAGCTAA
- the LOC141148391 gene encoding interferon-induced very large GTPase 1-like isoform X3, whose product MEGDNKGIWSRWKLKIASGVQSFVPRFFLQEPSSLEPGTSQETVGTSIAKRAPKRNLDQPEQGTSQETVETSIAKRAPKRNLDQPEQATTSNKKKRIYAPEQELYTNQTKKTTYHQLAEKMSKISKLTLRDILSIGLENMHDKPPKNVEDLPWNYLRKLMALNRTARDILLEKDQSPGVDVYDNDDDYNLINDSLVPDDNSSSSVHPLDVLCVLLHCSDSFLQQEIVTKLSMCQFAVPLLLPADDGSHCTLMLWAMRDIVKKWRPQSLVDSKGFREENVVNTSMPILSYVRLGKNKLSKSKILNQVLNPAQLHNNFFIHDNMDGGNIKREISDGLVEVSWYFPSGKSDVFPEPIAVTNLRGDLVTNWDQFTFLTRISSAVFIFIADISEREFRLLSSCTTTDTQYYFIVTPGPGKTVSAQTKMALQELMPVLKLKKTNVIIHAGMANESAFVKKLQSNIINLINSKPKENTMRDLKKGTHGLDIQVDERVPECQKAREYARKITEEITNVSEYKKNTMKLQGDLWRQLSEVEKEFCRMTKQGGKDTQQYQDDLIKKRISLHEEQHNHDLPNGLKLFIDAITHLSETEKQYFLKWMKFELDSVARAHLSILQAKYKEKCNNTLINNQELKQIDQKISDSSLGIEHFLREMGQFYEAECSMVKENKIVKRKRKFNRLPGIAADLLLVGFPLELIDGDASNIPLRWITDVLKELDSKTGGKSRMRVITVLGVQSTGKSTLLNTMFGLQFPVASGRCTRGAFMTLLNVKEKFQVELGCDFILVIDTEGLKAPELASLEGSYEHDNELATLVVGLSDITIINMAMENTTEMKDILQIVVHAFLRMKEVGKRPNCQFVHQNVSDVSAHDKNMRDRKKLLEQLNEMTKVAAEMENKSETRTFSDVMDYNLEKDNCYIPGLWLGVPPMAPVNSGYSEHVSELKKYLLELMTSKESLNKPLTIPEFITWIESLWNAVKHEKFIFSFRNSLVAEAYNKLSIQYSQWEWKFRKAVHDWLIRTETNIKNQTAESLNEKLCSTFKNKLNDLLIIGENEILKLLENYFDNKNENVHLIERYKQDFILSTTSLKEDLKRNSFMKLDEAVSIKKGKFKIQNMQTNSQKLIEDKITDLLKRCREKKKTLNNVQLKKEFEEMWKRTLSDLQIEKLKTHIVSGSMLNQLKNDMSSKGSAVNERLLGVKDLADITQTDFKIDEKYIESGRVKKYTSKLLDKIGLGYQKEHFDKINSVAQSLIDNCNKYIRGKVETGEDYSENYCLELLHMVTTEISKESKNLHLSTEFELDIKLHILGKASRDFQEMHEKFIKENDPKLCLEKLKPGYLKTFISLFQEKDICQTKAKEFCERCLKPAIMDHVFRHLGQKIVDEIVSSDKKFSSRTFFQDFLLRELLEEMSFQTYVKYTLSYENYTKDWILNYTETYTKPQILKPLQENLLSSLDKKINGALTEDNSLKSSSVSDFLKSVCEILKEELVIPQNEMQAVTFQNTADVGQFSSDIQIFLRDTETKVLSELQSMDIKSVLSRVTVKPQDELFRKVVGCGEQCPFCAVPCEAGGDEHKEHFATIHRPQGLGRYRNSATEILVTNICSTDVVSGCRFQCSATEGKSHPYKEYRTIYPDWAIQPDPSIESSDYWKYIFMMYNDKFAEEYKAKPAEIPDGWKSITEEKALQSLKKIFNS is encoded by the coding sequence AACTCTATACCAACCAGACTAAAAAGACTACTTATCATCAGCTTGCAGAAAAAATGTCAAAGATTTCGAAATTGACTCTGAGGGATATCCTGAGCATTGGCTTGGAGAATATGCATGACAAACCACCTAAAAATGTAGAGGATCTTCCCTGGAATTACTTGAGGAAACTCATGGCCCTAAATAGGACTGCAAGAGACATTCTTCTTGAGAAAGATCAGTCTCCTGGTGTTGATGtatatgataatgatgatgattacaACCTAATTAATGATTCTTTAGTTCCAGATGATAATTCATCTAGTTCTGTTCACCCCCTGGATGTCCTGTGTGTCCTCCTGCATTGCTCAGACAGTTTTCTTCAACAAGAGATTGTAACCAAATTGTCCATGTGTCAGTTTGCTGTTCCTCTACTGCTCCCTGCTGATGATGGGTCACACTGCACCCTCATGCTTTGGGCAATGAGGGACATAGTGAAGAAGTGGAGACCTCAGTCTTTAGTGGACAGTAAAGGCTTTAGAGAAGAAAATGTGGTGAATACATCCATGCCAATCTTGTCTTATGTCAGATTGGGAAAAAACAAATTATCCAAATCTAAAATCCTGAACCAAGTTCTTAATCCAGCTCAGCTACATAATAACTTCTTCATACATGACAATATGGATGGAGGAAACATTAAGAGGGAAATATCTGATGGACTGGTAGAAGTTTCCTGGTATTTTCCCTCTGGTAAGTCTGATGTTTTCCCAGAACCCATCGCAGTGACCAACCTACGAGGAGACCTGGTGACCAATTGGGACCAGTTCACATTTCTGACTAGAATTTCATCAGCTGTGTTTATATTCATTGCAGATATTTCTGAGAGGGAATTCAGACTGTTATCATCCTGTACTACCACTGACACCCAGTATTACTTCATTGTTACTCCCGGTCCTGGCAAAACTGTGAGTGCACAGACAAAGATGGCCCTTCAAGAATTAATGCCAgtgctaaagttaaaaaaaacaaatgtgataaTACACGCAGGCATGGCAAATGAGTCGGCATTTGTAAAAAAACTACAAAGCAATATTATTAATTTAATAAACAGTAAGCCAAAAGAAAATACAATGAGAGACCTTAAAAAAGGAACTCATGGATTGGACATCCAAGTGGATGAGAGAGTTCCTGAATGTCAGAAGGCCAGGGAATACGCCAGGAAAATTACAGAAGAAATAACAAATGTGTCTGAGTACAAAAAGAACACTATGAAGTTACAGGGAGATCTCTGGAGACAGTTATCTGAAGTGGAAAAAGAATTTTGCAGAATGACAAAGCAAGGTGGTAAAGACACACAACAATATCAAGATGACCTGATAAAGAAACGCATTTCACTACATGAGGAACAACATAACCATGATCTGCCCAATGGTTTAAAGCTCTTTATTGATGCAATCACTCATTTGTCTGAGACTGAGAAACAATATTTTCTGAAATGGATGAAATTTGAACTTGATTCAGTTGCTAGAGCTCATCTTTCTATTCTACAAGCTAAATACAAAGAAAAATGTAACAATACCCTAATTAATAATCAAGAGCTCAAACAGATAGACCAGAAAATCTCTGACAGTTCTTTGGGAATTGAACATTTCCTACGTGAGATGGGACAGTTTTATGAAGCTGAATGTTCCATGGTTAAAGAAAACAAAAtagttaaaagaaaaagaaaatttaataGACTGCCAGGAATTGCTGCTGATCTCTTGTTGGTTGGTTTCCCATTGGAACTGATAGATGGAGATGCCTCCAACATTCCCTTACGGTGGATAACTGATGTTCTAAAAGAGCTGGACAGCAAAACAGGGGGAAAAAGCAGAATGAGAGTAatcactgtgctgggagtgcagagTACAGGAAAATCCACTCTTCTCAACACCATGTTTGGTCTGCAGTTTCCGGTGGCTAGTGGAAGATGCACACGAGGAGCCTTCATGACTCTTCTTAATGTGAAAGAGAAATTCCAGGTGGAGCTGGGCTGTGACTTCATCCTGGTGATTGACACTGAGGGGCTGAAAGCTCCAGAGTTGGCTTCTTTGGAGGGAAGttatgaacatgacaatgaactggCCACATTAGTGGTTGGGTTGAGTGATATCACCATAATTAATATGGCCATGGAAAACACAACAGAAATGAAGGATATTTTACAGATTGTGGTCCATGCTTTTCTTAGAATGAAAGAAGTAGGGAAGAGACCCAACTGCCAGTTTGTACATCAGAATGTGAGTGATGTGTCCGCTCATGACAAGAACATGAGAGACAGGAAGAAACTTCTGGAACAGCTGAATGAAATGACAAAAGTAGCTGCAGAGATGGAAAACAAAAGTGAAACCAGAACTTTCAGTGATGTGATGGATTACAATCTGGAGAAAGACAACTGTTACATTCCTGGGCTCTGGCTTGGAGTCCCACCAATGGCTCCAGTAAATTCTGGGTACAGTGAACATGTGTCTGAACTGAAAAAGTATTTATTAGAATTAATGACAAGCAAAGAATCCCTGAACAAGCCTTTAACCATTCCTGAATTTATAACATGGATAGAAAGTTTATGGAATGCTGTAAAACATGAGAAATTCATCTTCAGCTTCAGGAACAGTTTGGTGGCAGAAGCTTATAATAAACTTTCTATACAATACTCACAGTGGGAATGGAAGTTCCGAAAAGCTGTCCATGATTGGCTGATCCGTACAGAGACAAACATTAAGAATCAGACTGCAGAGAGTCTAAATGAAAAACTTTGCTCCACATTTAAGAATAAGCTCAACGATTTGTTGATTATTGGAGAAAATGAAATCTTGAAATTGCTGGAAAACTACTttgacaataaaaatgaaaatgttcaTCTAATAGAACGATACAAACAAGATTTTATTCTGAGCACAACATCCCTGAAGGAGGATTTGAAAAGAAATTCTTTTATGAAGTTGGATGAGGCTGTTtcaattaaaaaagggaaattcaAGATTCAGAATATGCAAACTAATTCACAGAAATTGATTGAAGACAAAATCACAGATCTCCTCAAGAGgtgcagagaaaagaaaaaaactctgaATAATGTCCAGTTAAAGAAAGAATTTGAGGAGATGtggaagaggacactgagtgatcTACAGATAGAGAAATTAAAAACACACATTGTCAGTGGATCTATGTTAAATCAGCTAAAGAATGACATGAGCAGTAAAGGATCAGCTGTAAATGAACGCTTACTGGGTGTGAAGGACTTGGCAGATATCACACAGACTGATTTCAAGATAGATGAGAAATATATTGAGAGTGGACGGGTAAAGAAATATACAAGTAAATTGTTAGATAAAATTGGTCTTGGGTACCAAAAAGAACATTTCGACAAAATAAATAGTGTTGCTCAATCTCTTATAGATAATTGTAACAAATATATCAGAGGGAAAGTGGAAACTGGAGAGGACTATAGTGAAAACTACTGCCTGGAATTACTTCATATGGTTACAACAGAGATTTCTAAAGAGTCCAAAAATCTTCATTTGTCCACAGAGTTTGAATTGGATATCAAGCTTCACATTCTTGGAAAAGCTTCCAGAGATTTTCAGGAGATGCATGAGAAATTCATTAAAGAGAACGATCCAAAACTGTGTTTGGAGAAACTAAAGCCTGgatatttaaaaacatttatcagTCTATTTCAAGAGAAAGATATTTGCCAGACTAAAGCCAAAGAATTCTGTGAGCGATGTCTAAAACCAGCAATAATGGATCATGTTTTCCGCCATCTTGGGCAGAAAATAGTGGATGAGATAGTAAGTTCAGACAAGAAATTCAGCAGTAGAACATTCTTTCAAGATTTTTTACTAAGGGAGCTGCTGGAAGAAATGTCATTCCAGACATATGTAAAGTATACACTATCATATGAGAACTATACCAAAGACTGGATATTAAATTACACTGAAACATATACAAAGCCCCAAATCCTAAAACCATTACAAGAAAACCTGCTCTCTTCACTGGACAAAAAGATAAATGGAGCTCTTACTGAAGACAACTCTCTTAAAAGTTCATCAGTCTCAGATTTTCTGAAAAGTGTATGTGAGATACTAAAGGAAGAATTGGTGATCCCACAGAATGAGATGCAAGCGGTCACTTTCCAGAACACGGCTGATGTTGGTCAATTTTCATCTGACATTCAGATCTTCCTCCGAGATACAGAAACAAAAGTCTTATCAGAGCTGCAATCTATGGATATAAAGTCTGTACTCTCCAGGGTGACGGTGAAGCCTCAGGATGAATTGTTCAGGAAGGTTGTTGGCTGTGGGGAGCAATGTCCATTCTGTGCTGTCCCCTGTGAGGCCGGAGGTGATGAACACAAGGAGCACTTTGCTACCATCCACAGACCGCAAGGATTGGGAAGATACAGAAATAGTGCTACTGAAATCTTAGTCACTAATATATGTAGTACAGATGTTGTATCTGGTTGCAGATTTCAATGTTCAGCCACAGAAGGGAAATCACACCCATACAAAGAGTATCGTACCATTTATCCAGATTGGGCCATCCAACCAGATCCCAGCATCGAGTCATCAGATTACTGGAAATATATTTTTATGATGTATAATGACAAGTTTGCTGAAGAATACAAAGCAAAACCAGCAGAAATACCAGATGGCTGGAAATCCATCACAGAAGAAAAAGCTCTGCAAAGCTTAAAGAAAATATTCAATAGCTAA